The Streptomyces sp. P9-A4 genome contains a region encoding:
- a CDS encoding SWIM zinc finger family protein translates to MTRSVQALAYVRPSALESTGSGRLLGLETAGGLTPRGAEAHPRFFSGFLAAPQIAARGLLAVADVAAARYDQRMRPGSLDPVVTGNGDRLRFESFSGCGGVYARLDVLDEGLGGTETGHGTTNVDVNDPLRDALSRMTGDDPLHLRVGPEEMAVTTLAGSVVEKKVPLPDRWLRGFAEAQVASARFDLRAELTGAEAVRFLRSLPRGRSRGRAPLWIAQSGRTLRPTTRPGAGAVCLPGPDRLVALERVLRHATGLRVYGPVPDGAFATASAWEVTLPGMRLTLTLSPDPARGFSGEGGVLEALATDEAAQDAELVSVLLAWEPRIDTADLAAQAGLTVDRVRGALTRLGTAGRVGYDVADAAYFHRELPYDADRAERHNPRLVSARRLVTEGAVELDGDLATVASGDRRYRVRVADGVIACTCQWWADHQGRRGPCKHALAVRMARRGAAAAGPVPDTAGEATPEAIPGAAR, encoded by the coding sequence ATGACGCGATCCGTACAGGCACTCGCCTACGTCCGCCCGTCGGCCCTGGAGTCCACAGGCTCCGGCCGGCTGCTCGGTCTGGAGACGGCGGGGGGTCTCACGCCCCGGGGGGCCGAGGCCCACCCCCGTTTCTTCTCCGGCTTCCTGGCCGCACCGCAGATCGCCGCGCGCGGGCTGCTCGCGGTGGCCGACGTGGCGGCGGCCCGCTACGACCAGCGGATGCGGCCGGGTTCGCTGGACCCGGTGGTGACGGGGAACGGCGACCGGCTGCGGTTCGAGTCGTTCTCCGGCTGCGGCGGGGTGTACGCGCGCCTGGACGTGCTCGACGAGGGACTCGGCGGTACGGAGACGGGGCACGGCACGACCAACGTCGACGTCAACGACCCGCTGCGCGACGCGCTGTCGCGGATGACCGGGGACGACCCGCTGCATCTGCGGGTGGGCCCCGAGGAGATGGCGGTGACAACCCTCGCCGGCTCTGTCGTGGAGAAGAAGGTCCCGCTGCCGGACCGCTGGCTGCGGGGCTTCGCCGAGGCGCAGGTCGCCTCGGCCCGGTTCGACCTGCGGGCGGAGCTGACCGGGGCGGAGGCCGTCCGGTTCCTGCGGTCCCTGCCGCGTGGCCGGTCCCGGGGGCGCGCCCCGCTGTGGATCGCGCAGTCCGGCCGGACCCTGCGTCCGACGACCCGGCCGGGAGCGGGTGCGGTGTGTCTGCCGGGGCCGGACCGGCTGGTCGCCCTGGAGCGGGTGCTGCGGCACGCGACGGGCCTCCGGGTGTACGGCCCGGTGCCGGACGGCGCCTTCGCGACGGCGAGCGCGTGGGAGGTGACCCTGCCCGGGATGCGGCTGACGCTCACGCTGTCACCCGACCCCGCGCGGGGGTTCTCCGGCGAGGGCGGGGTCCTGGAGGCCCTCGCGACGGACGAGGCGGCGCAGGACGCCGAGCTGGTCTCGGTCCTCCTGGCCTGGGAGCCGAGGATCGACACGGCCGATCTGGCGGCGCAGGCGGGGCTCACCGTCGACCGGGTGCGCGGGGCGCTGACCCGGCTCGGTACGGCGGGCCGGGTGGGGTACGACGTGGCGGACGCGGCGTACTTCCACCGGGAGCTGCCGTACGACGCGGACCGGGCGGAGCGGCACAACCCGCGCCTGGTGAGCGCCCGCCGGCTGGTCACGGAGGGTGCGGTGGAGCTGGACGGGGACCTGGCGACGGTGGCCTCGGGTGACCGGCGCTACCGGGTGCGGGTGGCGGACGGGGTGATCGCCTGCACCTGTCAGTGGTGGGCGGACCACCAGGGGCGGCGGGGCCCGTGCAAGCATGCGCTCGCGGTCCGGATGGCCCGGCGGGGTGCGGCGGCCGCGGGGCCGGTGCCGGACACGGCTGGGGAAGCGACGCCGGAAGCGATACCGGGCGCGGCGCGATGA